GGGATGGCTCCACAGTTGACCTTGATGAACGGGCCCTCCTTGCGCGATGAGGCAAAATGGATGGCGTTGGCGATGACTTCCTTGCCGGTGCCGGTTTCTCCCATGAGCAGTACCGTGTTGGAACGCGGTGCCACCTGGCGAACCATTTCCATGACATTAGCCAGACCTGAATTGGCCCCAATGATCTCTTCGGCGTTGTGCGCCAGGAGTTCCCGGTTGAAAAAGCGGTTGTCGTCGAGAAGGATTTCGCGATATTTGATTTCCGCTTCATGGGCCAGGGCGTTGTTGAGCGCGATGGCAAAAGGTTCGACCACCGAAGCAAGCAATTCGGCGTGCTCCTTGGTGTATTGATCTTTTCCTTTGACGCGAAGAACAAGAAAGCCGATCAATTTGTCCTCAATGCGCAGAGGCAGGGAGAGGTCGCTGAAACCCTGCAGTTTCACCAGAGGCGCAAAGGAACGAATGCGCTCGTTTTGGTTCGGATCGGACAGAATGAGTGGTTCACGTAATTCCATCAGCCATTTCCAAAGGTCTTCAGTAAGCGGAATAATGGCTTCTTTGCGCTTTGCGTGGCCGGAGGCCAGGGCGATCTGACGAATTGAACTCAGGTTTCTGTCCGGGATATCCAGCGAAAGGCTGTCCAGGGGGAAGTGGTCGCGCAGATGCTCAAACGCTCTTGAAAGAGCCGTCTTGAGTTCCAGACTGCTGCAAATTCTCAAAGTCACTTCGCGGAAGAATTCATCCTTGCTGACGTCCATGTTTGATCCTTCAGTAAATAACGGCCGATAGCTCCTCTTTCTAACCTTTACACTAATTCGTCATATATAACAACTGCAGTTGCCATATATGGTAGTTCATGAAGCAGAGATAAAAATTTGTAGTCCATCATGGATTTTTTTTACTTTGGTGTAGAGAGCGCTGCTGTTGGCGGCTTTTTTTTGTAACTATTTAATAAAGCGGTTGATTTAAGGAGGCGTCGGCGCCGGTCTAAGGTGTCGGCGAAAACCTGCTAAATATGACAGTAATGCCATATTTAGCAGGCAGATCGTTAAATATAGCGTTTTCCGGCGGCTCGCATTGTGCGATTGCCGTGTTTATAGGATTTGTTCGTATGGCATAAAACTCGCACAAGGAATTGGGATTATACGAATTTCTAAATCATTTTTGCCGTTATGAAAATGAAAGAATATTCGTTTCTACATTTCTCAAAACAGAATCCGGAGGTTAAGGAGGCCCGAGAGGAGAAATGCAGACCCAATGATGTCCAACACAGAAGAAAGGGAGGCAGAATGAAATGTTGGCTACGGCTGTTTCTCTGCGTCGCTGTCCTGTCCACGGTGGCTTTGCCGCTGAACAGCGCGCTGGGGATAACAGTATCAGGACGGTCAAGTACCGAAATCGAATGGTACGACACCGGCAGCGGTGACACCGCTGTGCCCTTTTACCAGTACCTGATGCTCAATGTCCACGACATTGACAACGACGGACTGGTCTTTCGGGGGTACGGTCGCCTTGCCGATGATCTGGCCGACGAAGCGGATGTCGATAGTCGGCTGTATTACGCGTACCTGGAGAAGAAGGATCTGATCGAGGATCTGGACGTGCGTTTCGGACGCCAGTTCATTGCCACCACCGCCGGGGCGTCCATCATGGATGGTCTGTATGTGGATTACTCGGGGTGGGGTGACGTTGACATCACCGTGTTTGGTGGTGGTGACGTTGCGTATTACGACGGCTACAACGCCAAGGATCTCATTGCCGGGATCGAGGTGCGGCGCACCTTTATGGACAATCTGAACCTCGGGCTGTCCTACCTGCAGAAATGGGATGAGAGTGAGTTGGCCAATGAGCTGTTCGGTCTCGACGTCGATTACGACTTCAACAACATGCTGTACGTGTACAGCGAAACCCAGTTCAACTATCTCGCCAACACCGTCAGTTACTTTCTCGGCGGTGCCAAGTACCACCGCAGTGACAACTGGTCGCTGCGTGCCGAGTATCTCTACTCACTGCCGGTGTTTTCCTCCACCTCCATCTACTCGGTCTTTGCCGTGGATGAGTACGAGGAGCTGTTCGTCGAGTATGAGCAGCGTCTGATGCCGGGCTTGCGGGCGTTCGTCAACTACGCCCGTGAAATGTACGAATACGACGCCGATGCCGACGTGTTTGAAGCCGGGATCGAAAAGATCCGCACCGGGCGTTTCTCCGGTTACGTCATCGGCACCTGGCGCGAAGACCCCGACGGTCAGGATCTGGCCGGGATCAAAGTCTACGCGGCCGCCGCCATCACCAACCGCTTCCAGGCCGGAGCCGGTGTTCATCTCGACGTCATGGAACGCTATCTTGACGAAGACGACGATGAAACCACCAACTCGCGCATCTGGGTCGACGGCACCGTCACCATTAACCGCAAAATCAACGTACAGGCCAAGGTTGAACGGGTAGAGAGCGATCTGTGGGACGAGTATTACCGCGGCCGCGTTCGCCTGAATATCCGTTTCTAAAAAGGAGTCACATATGAAGCACACAGTATTATTCGTTTGGACCGTTATGGTCGTGCTGGTGACATCCACGGCCTGGGCCACCACCTTCGATCATGACGAGCACGTTGCCATCCTCGAAGGCGAAGACTGCAGCACCTGCCATGTGGCCGATGCGCAAAGCATCATTCCCGATGTCGCTATCTGCCTGGAATGCCATGAGGCAACCATGGTCGAAGACGTCACGTTTCCCGGGCTGAAAACCCATGATGTCACCTGGTCGCTCAGTCACCGCGCTGCGGCAAAAAGCACATCCATGGACTGCGCCGCCTGCCATCAGCAGAATGACTGCCTGGAATGCCACAGCGCCGGGTTTGCCGACGAAATGGGTGACTTCGGTAACAGCATGACCAACGTGCACCGCAGTGATTTCCATGTGTCCCACCCGATCGCCGCGCGCACCAACCCCCAATTATGTACCAGCTGCCATGAGAGCAGTTTCTGCTCCGACTGCCACAACGATTTCCGTCGCGGTTCTTTGACCGGCATTTCGCATCAGCGCAGTTTCAGCAGCTTAACCGTCGGTCCGACCGGTCCGGCCCATGAGAATTTCAGTGAATCTCAATGCCAGACCTGTCACGTGGATTCGATCTTACCGTCACACGAATGGACCAGCGGCCATGCCCGCGAGGCACGCAAGAACTTAGTGACCTGCCAGGCCTGCCACCCCGAAGGCGATGTCTGCATCAAGTGCCACAGCGCCCGCAGCGGTCTCGGCATCAACCCCCATCCCAAGGACTGGGATGACATTGATGGAAGAATGCTTCGTGCCAGCGATGGCCGAACCTGCCGTAAGTGTCACTAACACACACGACAACATAGGAGGTAGGAATGAAGGTAAAACATTGGTTATCATTTTTCGTAGTGCTCTGCAGCATTCTGCTGCTGACGGCCTGCGGAAGTAACTCCGGCAGCGGCGGCGATCAGTCGGCTGCTCCGGCGGACGATGATCTGGGTTCGGACACCGATACCGGCATCGAGTATGTCGGTGCGGCCACCTGTATCGACTGTCATGAAGACTTCAGCTGGAGCGCGGAGATTGTCGAAGAATATCTCCAGGGCAAGCACGTGATTCACAGCGATCACATTACCCAGGCCAATGCCGCGGACGGCTGTCTGGACTGCCATGACCCGATTGGCGACGGTCCCGGTCTGGCCGGTCTGATTGACCCGACAAACGTGCCTGCCGACGGTCTGGCCGCGGTGGGCTGTGAGAACTGTCACGGTGCCGGCGGTGAGCACTACGGCGTCGGGCCGATTCCCATGGCGGAGCCGGGCATCGCGGAATGCGCCGCCTGTCATGATGAGCTGCCGGAAAGCCATCTACCGCATCATCCGGAAGCAAGCTCAATTGGGACCAACTATGTCGCTTCACGCCACTTTACGGCGAGCGTACGCAATGAAGCCCTTTGCTCCAAATGTCACACCGACCTTGGCGGCCGTTTGTACAAAGATGTGTCGACAAAGGCGCAGCTTGAGGCAACGGTTATGCCTGTTGCCAGTGACGAACCGGTGCAGTGCCGTACCTGTCACAATCCGCATAATGCCGGTGGCCTGTTGATGGAAGAGATGGAAGATCACGGCACCGTGGTCGGCTCGGCGGAATACGCCACTTGCCTGACCTGTCACATGAGTGATCGTGATGATCCGAGCAGTGACGCGTGGATGTACCATGCTGACCGCTTTTATCGTCTGATTACCGATACCCATTACGATGATCCGACAACCCAGGAAATCGAGGGTTACGTGGTCAACAAGCTGAGCGATCGTTCCTGTCGCGATTGCCATGATGTGCATACGGTTATGGAGATCAGCGCAAGCAGCGGCACAACCACCATTAACGATCAGTGGGCGCAATCGCCTCACGCCGGACATCTCAGCGAAGCAAAAGCTGTTGCACAAGAGTCTGAGGTTGATAGAACAACCGCGCAAACGGTTGCCGTCAAAGCGGCAGGTTCCGCTTCAGAAGCGTTTGCCGGGCATTACAACTTCTCCTATCCTGACGGTGAAGCCACTGGCAACTATGGCCGCGTTTGTGAGCGTTGCCATACCTCAACCGGTGCCAAGAACTACCTGACCGATCCGAGTGCCTATGACCGTACGGCCAACGATCTGTCTTATCTGGAAGACGGACAGCGTGAGATGATCTACTGCTGGGCGTGTCACAGTGACAATTCAGGGAATCTGAGAGATCCGGGTTATGTGACGTTGCTTGATGTGAATGACTCTGTCG
This region of uncultured Desulfuromonas sp. genomic DNA includes:
- a CDS encoding cytochrome c3 family protein, coding for MKVKHWLSFFVVLCSILLLTACGSNSGSGGDQSAAPADDDLGSDTDTGIEYVGAATCIDCHEDFSWSAEIVEEYLQGKHVIHSDHITQANAADGCLDCHDPIGDGPGLAGLIDPTNVPADGLAAVGCENCHGAGGEHYGVGPIPMAEPGIAECAACHDELPESHLPHHPEASSIGTNYVASRHFTASVRNEALCSKCHTDLGGRLYKDVSTKAQLEATVMPVASDEPVQCRTCHNPHNAGGLLMEEMEDHGTVVGSAEYATCLTCHMSDRDDPSSDAWMYHADRFYRLITDTHYDDPTTQEIEGYVVNKLSDRSCRDCHDVHTVMEISASSGTTTINDQWAQSPHAGHLSEAKAVAQESEVDRTTAQTVAVKAAGSASEAFAGHYNFSYPDGEATGNYGRVCERCHTSTGAKNYLTDPSAYDRTANDLSYLEDGQREMIYCWACHSDNSGNLRDPGYVTLLDVNDSVGNFFAGADPVEKIVTYQGETVVIPDQGSSNVCLACHGGGGNMDSAPSARFVGHHAPAGGSLFSEYVHMGHEYPGLNYEFDYFSEHGHGTIENPCVSCHMVDGETKNHTFAIMGEDDLGNVTLPTKGVCNTCHIPDSSYEVTVDMLEEEKSGYEESGELLGEVLANTAGYANYLSTVVDSTNATTVADNAYYAYQNRLYVEEEKGGYAHNRYYVKRLLFDSIDVMMDGSMDGTITFTPQMINDYSEACHWLGMDESTGAAARP
- a CDS encoding cytochrome c3 family protein; amino-acid sequence: MKHTVLFVWTVMVVLVTSTAWATTFDHDEHVAILEGEDCSTCHVADAQSIIPDVAICLECHEATMVEDVTFPGLKTHDVTWSLSHRAAAKSTSMDCAACHQQNDCLECHSAGFADEMGDFGNSMTNVHRSDFHVSHPIAARTNPQLCTSCHESSFCSDCHNDFRRGSLTGISHQRSFSSLTVGPTGPAHENFSESQCQTCHVDSILPSHEWTSGHAREARKNLVTCQACHPEGDVCIKCHSARSGLGINPHPKDWDDIDGRMLRASDGRTCRKCH